Genomic window (Megamonas funiformis):
AATATTGAGATTAAAATTCCTATATTTTTATATAGGAATTTTTTTTATGATATACTAGATTTAGTTTTAAAAGGAGGTTTTTTGATGGAGCAAAATAATACACCTTTGTATACAGCAATGAAAAAATATATTGAAGATAAAGCAATGGCTTTTCATACACCAGGACATAAACAAGGCAAAGGTGCTGCAAATGAACTTCATGAAATGATAACAGATACAGGTCTTAAGATGGAAGTATCTTTGATGGAAGAATTAGATGATATACATGGAGCTTCTACGTGTATAAAACAGGCACAAGATTTGGCAAGTGATTTATATGGTGCAGATGAAACTAGATTTTTTATCAATGGAACAACAGGTGCTATTCATGCGATGATTTTAACAGCTGTAAATTCTGGTGATAAAATCATCATACCTAGAAATGCACATCGTTCCGTACTTGGCGGTTTGGTTTTGGCTGGGGCGATACCTGTATTTATTCAACCAGAAATAGATGAAAATTTAGGTATTGCTATGAGCATTACGAAAACTGAATTAGAAAAAGTAATACGTGAAAATAAAGATGCTAAAGCTGTAGTAATGGTTTATCCTACATATTATGGAGTGGCAGGGGATATACAAAGTATAGCTAATTTAGTGCATGAAAATAATATGTTATTATTAGTTGATGAAGCACATGGGCCACACTTAGCTTTTTGCGATAAATTGCCAATACAAGCATTATCAGCAGGAGCAGATATTGTTGCACAAAGTACGCATAAAATAGTAGGTTCAATGACGCAAACTTCTTTATTGCATATGAAAAAACAACACGTAGATATAGAGCGTTTTAATAAAATGTGCAGTTTAGTGCAGTCGACAAGCCCTAATTATTTATTGTTAGCTTCACTTGATATAGCACGCAGACAGATGGCAATGGAAGGTAGAGATTTAGTCGGTAGAGCTGTGCAATTAGCGGAAGATTTACGTGAGCAAATCAATAAAATCCCCAATTTAAGCTGTTTTGGTCGTGAATATATGAACAGTGAAGGCAAATATGATTTAGATGTAACAAAAATAACTGTTTGTGTGCGTAAATTGGGGATAAGTGGAGCTCAGGCAGAACAGATTTTGCGACATAAATATAAAATTCAATGTGAATTATCCGATATGTATAATTTATTATTCATTATTTCTTACGCTGATAGTGAGAAAGAATGTGAGTATTTATTAAATGCTTTGCAAGAATTAGCAAAATCTTTTCAGGATAAAGAGACAAATCCTTTAGTACAGATTAATTTGCCAAGTATTCCTCATTATGTTTTATCACCAAGACAAGCAATGTTTGCTAAGACGAAGAAAGTAAAATTTGAGCAAAGTGTAGGCAAAATAGCTGGGGAATTGATTACATTTTATCCACCGGGAATACCTGTGATTTATCCAGGGGAAGAAATAAGTCAAGAAATTATTGATTATGTATTGTTGCAAAAACAAAACGGGGGCAATATAATAGGCCCAGAAGATACGAATTTAGAAAATATTAATATAGTGGAGGAATAATGGTGAAAGGAAAGCTCATAATCATTGAAGCTGGTGATGGTTGTGGTAAAGCTACACAAACTAAGCTTTTATATGATAGATTAAATCAAGCAGGTTACAAGGTAAAAAAAATAGAGTATCCAGATTATGAAAGTCCAGCATGTACACCGGTAAAAATGTATTTGCAAGGTGAGTTTGGCGGTCATGTAGATGATGTAAATGCCTATGCTGCTTCTGTATTATTTGCTGTGGATAGATATGCTTCATATCGCATGAAATGGAAAAAAGATTACGAAGAAGGCACTATTATTTTAGCGGATAGATATACTACTTCTAATATGGTTCATCAAGCTGTAAAAATAGAAGATAGCAAAATGCGTGATGAATTTTTATCATGGCTTTGGGATACAGAATTTACGAAAATGGGACTTCCAGTGCCGGATAAAGTTATTTTCTTGAATATGCCACCAGATATCAGCAATAAATTGATTGATAATAGAGCTAAAAAAGATAATCGCAAAAAAGATATTCATGAACAGGATAAAAATTATTTAGAAAAATGCCATGAAGTTTATCAAGAAATGGCAAATCGCTATGATTGGGATATCGTAGAATGTGCAAAGGATAATCAGTTAAGAACTATAGAAGAAATTCATGAAGATGTTTGGCAAAAAATTCAAGGTCTGATTAAATAAAAATAGTAGATAAAAGTCTATAAACTTTATAATTAAATAGCTTTATGATATACTAAGTTTTAGTCATAAAAAATAAATTATGGCTAAAACTTTTTTATTAATGAAAATTTTGCTATCTAAATATATGTAAGAGTAAAGGATGTTCAGTATGAGTCAAGAAAAGAATAGCATATTGAAAGATGATTTCTATTCCATGATACAGATGCAACGCGTAAAAGTAGATGATGAATA
Coding sequences:
- a CDS encoding aminotransferase class I/II-fold pyridoxal phosphate-dependent enzyme, with amino-acid sequence MEQNNTPLYTAMKKYIEDKAMAFHTPGHKQGKGAANELHEMITDTGLKMEVSLMEELDDIHGASTCIKQAQDLASDLYGADETRFFINGTTGAIHAMILTAVNSGDKIIIPRNAHRSVLGGLVLAGAIPVFIQPEIDENLGIAMSITKTELEKVIRENKDAKAVVMVYPTYYGVAGDIQSIANLVHENNMLLLVDEAHGPHLAFCDKLPIQALSAGADIVAQSTHKIVGSMTQTSLLHMKKQHVDIERFNKMCSLVQSTSPNYLLLASLDIARRQMAMEGRDLVGRAVQLAEDLREQINKIPNLSCFGREYMNSEGKYDLDVTKITVCVRKLGISGAQAEQILRHKYKIQCELSDMYNLLFIISYADSEKECEYLLNALQELAKSFQDKETNPLVQINLPSIPHYVLSPRQAMFAKTKKVKFEQSVGKIAGELITFYPPGIPVIYPGEEISQEIIDYVLLQKQNGGNIIGPEDTNLENINIVEE
- a CDS encoding dTMP kinase, translating into MVKGKLIIIEAGDGCGKATQTKLLYDRLNQAGYKVKKIEYPDYESPACTPVKMYLQGEFGGHVDDVNAYAASVLFAVDRYASYRMKWKKDYEEGTIILADRYTTSNMVHQAVKIEDSKMRDEFLSWLWDTEFTKMGLPVPDKVIFLNMPPDISNKLIDNRAKKDNRKKDIHEQDKNYLEKCHEVYQEMANRYDWDIVECAKDNQLRTIEEIHEDVWQKIQGLIK